A single region of the Thermoanaerobaculia bacterium genome encodes:
- a CDS encoding tetratricopeptide repeat protein codes for MGDRSLRRWARLLLPAIVVTARLVRADSAADVAEGERLIAGRDPAAAEALFRRAVSERPSEARAHSDLALSLLLQKKNPDEAAAEARRASELAPDVPDHLLRWGAALQEAGRPAEAAAVLGRLVAR; via the coding sequence ATGGGCGACCGAAGCCTTCGGCGATGGGCGCGTCTTCTCCTGCCCGCGATCGTGGTGACCGCCCGGCTCGTCCGGGCGGATTCAGCGGCCGACGTCGCCGAGGGCGAGCGCCTGATCGCGGGACGCGACCCCGCGGCCGCGGAGGCGCTCTTCCGGCGAGCGGTGTCGGAGAGGCCATCCGAGGCGCGCGCTCACTCGGATCTCGCGCTCTCGCTCCTCCTCCAGAAGAAGAACCCGGACGAAGCCGCGGCGGAAGCGCGACGCGCCTCCGAACTCGCGCCGGACGTCCCGGATCATCTGCTCCGCTGGGGCGCCGCCCTCCAGGAGGCCGGGCGCCCGGCCGAAGCGGCCGCCGTCCTCGGCCGGCTGGTCGCCCGGAT